In a genomic window of Candidatus Tumulicola sp.:
- a CDS encoding threonine/serine exporter family protein: protein MSTLGRELHRAGIATDAIEQTLTETAASIGLDAQIFALPTYITIAIGPNWQQRTLMMRLEPGRVSLRKIALLTHIYDSLRAGAIDYDGATRLLSEVDERWPGLPAWLEIPALALIAVAVALILGGGPHEIVVATSIGICTGILSSLASRNALIARLFAVAAAFAATLIVALYTKVFGPTNMFVSLIAGIVVLLPGYTLTLALHELANDFLVAGVARLGRVLSVLLALGCGAFLGLACVPWIASMGTAATHPVPALWWFVASIAMAIGISVNLDARLRDVVWVFASSFVALLMTHVLAATSAHAVSSFLAAFFCGVVANLGARFLRVPQAIMLVPALIVLVPGSLSYESVLFAFNHNIDNALILAGNAVVAAIQIVAGLLLSQLVLPTSTLRSKSGSTRLR from the coding sequence TTGTCGACCCTGGGTCGAGAACTGCACCGAGCCGGCATCGCCACCGACGCAATCGAACAAACGCTGACCGAAACGGCGGCGTCGATCGGGTTGGACGCGCAGATCTTCGCACTACCAACCTACATAACGATCGCGATCGGACCCAACTGGCAGCAGCGAACGTTGATGATGCGCCTCGAGCCGGGGCGCGTCAGCTTACGCAAGATCGCGCTGCTCACGCACATTTACGATTCGCTTCGAGCCGGCGCCATCGATTACGACGGCGCGACGCGGTTGCTATCCGAGGTCGACGAGCGTTGGCCGGGCCTGCCGGCGTGGCTCGAAATCCCCGCGCTCGCACTGATCGCGGTGGCGGTCGCGTTGATTCTCGGCGGCGGTCCCCACGAGATCGTCGTGGCGACGTCGATCGGTATCTGCACCGGCATCCTGAGCAGCCTTGCGTCGCGCAATGCGCTGATAGCGCGATTGTTTGCAGTCGCTGCTGCGTTTGCCGCGACGTTGATCGTAGCCCTGTATACGAAGGTTTTCGGGCCGACCAACATGTTCGTCTCGCTGATTGCGGGCATCGTCGTGTTGCTGCCCGGTTACACGTTAACATTAGCGCTACACGAGTTGGCGAACGATTTCCTCGTGGCCGGCGTAGCTCGATTGGGGCGCGTGCTATCGGTGTTGCTGGCGCTGGGTTGTGGCGCGTTTTTAGGTTTGGCGTGCGTGCCATGGATTGCGAGCATGGGAACGGCGGCGACGCATCCGGTGCCGGCGCTGTGGTGGTTCGTTGCGTCGATCGCGATGGCAATCGGCATATCGGTCAATCTGGACGCTCGTCTGCGCGACGTGGTGTGGGTATTCGCGTCGAGCTTCGTTGCACTCTTGATGACGCACGTCTTGGCGGCGACATCGGCGCACGCGGTTTCGTCGTTTTTAGCCGCCTTCTTCTGCGGTGTGGTCGCAAATCTCGGCGCGCGCTTCCTACGCGTTCCGCAAGCGATCATGCTGGTGCCGGCGCTGATCGTGCTGGTTCCCGGCAGCTTGAGTTACGAGAGCGTGCTGTTCGCGTTCAACCACAATATCGACAACGCGTTGATCCTGGCCGGTAACGCAGTGGTCGCGGCGATTCAAATCGTCGCGGGTCTTCTTCTTTCGCAGTTGGTGCTGCCGACGTCGACGCTGCGCTCGAAATCGGGCTCAACCCGCTTACGCTGA
- a CDS encoding S8 family serine peptidase produces the protein MIKLFKIVAPLLALTIAACSAGGSSSSVPGTSTGSSGGTTPFAAVQQIKGPAPQWQVKGLARAECPQVIGKPTCLALRGLKNGIQPASCNPSSSCGFTPAQIQAAYGLKAKKLGKGSNVQVAIIEAGDYANATSDIGTYRTQYGLGTAKITRYNQNGQTSGLPESCQDFGWCVETALDFDMVSATCPKCTIDLMEADGSIAGFEAANQAAVKLGAKIVSNSWICYGNWDCGDSNFPNSFNNAGITFLASSGDEAYNEIGGPSVLSTVIAVGGTQLETSGTNFTETAWNDAGSGCETAVSKPSWQKDPGCSGRTDSDISAEAGCSPGVAMYSGLYGGWFYECGTSVASPLLAGVVALAGNGAKLNAGDYVWSMSAKQMKKRLHVISGGSNGSCGGSYLCTAGTGQFGVYSGPTGWGTPKNVKAL, from the coding sequence ATGATCAAGCTATTCAAGATCGTCGCGCCACTGTTGGCGCTGACGATCGCCGCCTGTAGCGCAGGCGGATCCTCGAGCAGCGTGCCGGGGACATCGACCGGCTCGTCCGGCGGGACCACGCCATTCGCGGCGGTTCAGCAAATCAAGGGTCCCGCGCCGCAATGGCAAGTGAAGGGTCTCGCGCGTGCCGAGTGTCCGCAAGTCATTGGTAAGCCGACGTGCTTAGCGCTACGCGGACTCAAGAACGGCATTCAGCCCGCCAGCTGTAATCCGTCATCGAGCTGCGGCTTCACGCCCGCGCAGATTCAAGCCGCTTATGGGCTTAAGGCGAAGAAACTCGGCAAGGGCAGTAACGTGCAAGTCGCGATTATTGAAGCCGGCGACTACGCGAACGCAACATCGGATATCGGAACCTACCGCACGCAGTACGGGCTTGGAACTGCGAAAATCACGCGCTACAACCAGAACGGTCAAACCAGCGGTCTACCCGAGAGCTGCCAAGACTTTGGTTGGTGCGTCGAGACCGCGCTTGACTTCGACATGGTGTCAGCCACCTGTCCGAAGTGCACCATCGACCTGATGGAAGCTGACGGATCGATCGCCGGCTTCGAAGCGGCTAACCAAGCGGCCGTGAAACTGGGCGCCAAGATCGTCAGCAACAGCTGGATCTGCTACGGCAACTGGGACTGCGGCGACTCGAATTTCCCCAACTCGTTTAACAACGCGGGTATTACGTTCCTCGCTTCGTCGGGTGACGAGGCGTACAACGAAATCGGCGGACCGTCAGTTCTCTCGACCGTTATCGCAGTTGGCGGAACGCAGTTAGAGACCAGCGGTACTAACTTCACCGAGACCGCATGGAACGACGCCGGATCGGGCTGCGAAACAGCGGTTTCGAAGCCGTCGTGGCAAAAAGACCCAGGCTGCTCGGGACGTACCGATTCAGACATCTCGGCCGAAGCCGGCTGTAGTCCGGGCGTCGCGATGTACTCGGGACTGTACGGCGGTTGGTTCTACGAGTGCGGTACCAGCGTCGCGTCGCCGCTGCTCGCGGGCGTGGTTGCGCTTGCCGGCAACGGTGCGAAGCTCAACGCCGGCGACTATGTTTGGAGCATGAGCGCCAAGCAGATGAAGAAACGCCTCCACGTGATCAGCGGTGGTAGCAACGGCAGCTGCGGTGGCAGCTATCTGTGCACCGCCGGCACGGGTCAGTTCGGCGTCTACTCCGGTCCGACCGGATGGGGAACGCCGAAGAACGTGAAAGCGCTCTAA
- a CDS encoding alkaline phosphatase family protein, which translates to MVQTRFFSASLAALIACSACSQSPSAPTLPLRGGGVLQSVAATGAGKIKHVVWVVQENRTVDNLFQGYPGADTVSSGQDSHGNTIQLQPVSLKKRYEIDHSAFAMFQACNGTGKLPGTKCRMNGFNLEEEGGGPQNGQYAYVPQREAQPYWDMAHEWVLGNRMFPSQLDESFAAHQYIIAGQAQSSVDVPFMLWGCGGGESDQVQTLLSDRTYGNNQRPCFDYQTLGDELDAAGLSWHFYTSSYKYPTSGFWSGYQAVRHIFRGPDWHKDVIHPQKRFLADVAAGKLASMTWITPLCRDSDHSSCGGGGGPSWVSSIVNAVGQSKFWDSTAIFVIWDDWGGLYDHVKPPHMDYDGLGFRVPLLVISPYAKKNYVSHTQYETASMLRFTEDIFGLAQLSASDSRATSPAADCFDFNQKPRKFVPIAAPQKAQYFMSEPDDDRIPDTE; encoded by the coding sequence ATGGTGCAGACTCGTTTTTTTTCCGCATCTCTTGCAGCGCTGATTGCATGTTCCGCCTGCTCGCAATCGCCGTCCGCGCCCACTCTACCGCTGCGAGGCGGCGGCGTGCTGCAGTCGGTCGCCGCCACCGGCGCTGGAAAGATCAAGCACGTCGTGTGGGTCGTGCAAGAGAATCGGACCGTCGACAACCTGTTCCAGGGGTATCCCGGCGCCGATACGGTGTCGAGCGGGCAAGATTCGCACGGAAATACGATCCAGCTGCAGCCGGTTTCGCTGAAGAAGCGATACGAGATCGATCATTCCGCGTTTGCGATGTTCCAAGCGTGCAACGGTACCGGCAAACTGCCCGGCACGAAGTGCCGGATGAACGGCTTCAATCTTGAGGAAGAAGGCGGCGGACCGCAAAACGGCCAGTACGCTTACGTCCCCCAACGAGAGGCGCAGCCGTATTGGGACATGGCGCACGAGTGGGTTCTGGGCAACCGGATGTTCCCGTCGCAGCTTGACGAGAGCTTCGCGGCGCATCAATACATCATCGCCGGACAGGCGCAATCGAGCGTCGACGTTCCGTTTATGTTGTGGGGCTGCGGCGGCGGAGAATCCGATCAAGTGCAGACGCTGTTAAGCGACCGCACCTACGGCAACAATCAGCGACCGTGCTTCGATTACCAGACGCTCGGCGACGAGCTCGATGCGGCCGGCCTCAGCTGGCATTTTTACACCAGCTCGTACAAATACCCGACTAGTGGCTTCTGGTCGGGTTATCAGGCCGTGCGCCACATTTTTCGCGGGCCGGATTGGCACAAGGACGTGATCCATCCGCAAAAACGGTTTCTCGCCGACGTTGCCGCCGGTAAGCTCGCTAGTATGACGTGGATCACGCCGCTGTGTCGCGATTCCGATCATAGCTCGTGTGGCGGTGGCGGCGGGCCATCGTGGGTGTCGTCGATCGTGAACGCGGTCGGGCAAAGCAAATTCTGGGATTCCACCGCGATCTTCGTGATCTGGGATGATTGGGGCGGATTGTACGATCACGTGAAACCGCCGCACATGGATTACGACGGTTTAGGCTTTCGCGTGCCGCTGCTCGTCATTTCACCATACGCGAAGAAGAATTACGTCTCACACACGCAGTACGAAACCGCGAGCATGTTGCGATTTACCGAAGATATCTTCGGTCTGGCGCAACTCTCTGCGTCGGACTCACGCGCGACCTCGCCAGCCGCCGACTGCTTCGATTTCAACCAGAAGCCGCGCAAGTTCGTGCCGATCGCAGCGCCGCAAAAGGCGCAATATTTCATGAGCGAACCCGACGACGATCGGATCCCCGACACCGAATAA
- a CDS encoding SDR family oxidoreductase translates to MKILVTGATGYIGGLLAPRLLEAGHSIRCLSRNAERLAGRFPGAEIVDGDVLDVNSLHTALATIDVAYYLVHSMSDSRSFGERDRAAAETFGRVARECGVRRIVYLGGLGADDAALSRHLASRHEVGEILRHSGVETIEFRAAMIIGAGSISFEMLRYLTERLPMMIAPRWVMSRCQPIAVADVLRYLLLALDLPRSDSRIYEIGGADVLTYRDMMLRYARLRNLKRKIIIVPFFTPRLSSYWVHIVTPISARLAQPLILGLSNEVIVRDDAAKRDFPQIQPIGFDPAVSDALDRYRTSGPETTWFDAFDIRKLPATFAGAREGMLIDRRERIANATPRKVASVFMRLGGAQGWLYGDALWRVRGWLDRFVGGVGLRRGRRSGTDLRVGDAVDFWRVDAITPDRLLRLRAEMKLPGKAWLEFDAEDIGSGRTRLTQTAFYEPRGLPGFLYWYLVYPFHGLIFGNMASRIAALAEQQNSA, encoded by the coding sequence ATGAAGATTCTGGTGACCGGAGCAACCGGATACATCGGCGGACTGTTGGCGCCCCGCTTACTCGAAGCCGGTCACTCCATTCGTTGCCTATCGCGGAACGCCGAGCGCCTGGCCGGACGATTCCCCGGAGCCGAGATCGTCGACGGCGACGTGTTAGACGTGAACAGCCTGCACACGGCGCTCGCGACTATCGACGTCGCGTATTACCTCGTGCATTCCATGAGCGATTCGCGGAGCTTCGGCGAACGCGATCGGGCCGCGGCCGAAACGTTCGGTCGAGTCGCCCGCGAGTGCGGCGTCCGGCGCATCGTCTATCTCGGAGGTTTGGGCGCCGACGATGCTGCGCTTTCACGCCATCTCGCGAGCCGCCACGAAGTCGGAGAGATTCTACGGCACAGCGGCGTCGAGACGATCGAGTTTCGCGCGGCGATGATCATCGGCGCCGGCAGTATCTCGTTCGAGATGCTACGCTATCTGACCGAACGGTTGCCGATGATGATCGCGCCGCGATGGGTCATGTCGCGCTGCCAACCGATCGCCGTAGCAGACGTCTTGCGCTACTTGCTGCTCGCTCTCGACTTGCCGCGCAGCGACTCGCGTATCTACGAAATCGGCGGCGCCGACGTCCTGACGTACCGCGACATGATGTTGCGCTACGCGCGACTGCGCAATCTCAAGCGGAAGATTATTATCGTGCCGTTTTTCACGCCGCGCCTCTCGTCGTATTGGGTACATATCGTTACGCCGATCTCCGCGCGCTTGGCACAACCCCTCATCTTAGGATTGAGCAACGAGGTGATCGTTCGCGATGATGCCGCGAAACGCGATTTCCCGCAAATCCAGCCGATCGGTTTCGATCCGGCGGTCTCGGACGCACTGGATCGCTACCGGACCAGCGGCCCGGAGACGACATGGTTCGACGCGTTCGATATTCGTAAGCTTCCGGCAACGTTTGCCGGCGCCCGCGAAGGCATGCTAATCGACCGCCGCGAGCGCATCGCCAACGCCACGCCGCGCAAGGTCGCATCGGTCTTTATGCGACTCGGTGGCGCGCAGGGCTGGCTGTATGGCGACGCGCTGTGGCGCGTGCGCGGCTGGCTCGACCGCTTCGTCGGTGGTGTCGGCTTGCGTCGCGGACGTCGCAGTGGAACGGATTTACGAGTTGGCGACGCGGTCGATTTCTGGCGCGTCGACGCGATTACGCCCGACCGTCTTCTACGACTGCGCGCGGAAATGAAGCTCCCCGGGAAAGCGTGGCTGGAGTTCGATGCAGAAGATATCGGCAGCGGCCGCACGCGTCTCACACAAACGGCGTTTTACGAGCCCCGGGGTTTGCCCGGTTTTCTTTATTGGTATCTCGTGTATCCATTCCACGGACTGATCTTCGGAAATATGGCGTCGCGAATCGCCGCCCTCGCGGAGCAGCAGAATTCAGCGTAA
- the rsgA gene encoding ribosome small subunit-dependent GTPase A, with protein MHDTRFVRRERIAILRVGERCNALVVSTGKNSAWVSIEGEDAPRIAQLKRMTGKRSMPVPGDVLHVRTLEDGDVVVDGMEERSMTLQRQTSEGRSKTMAANLDLLVTVTALANPAPRLPTLDQLLAFAELQDLDAAAVFTKPDLAPPDQAETLAALYGRLGYTTVVINPKQGQNVDALRELMAGKRALLAGNSGVGKSTIFSALGGEATVGNVSRYGMGRQTTTAARLYRTPGGFLIDSPGLNEFGLGSLEPRELALGFREMAEPQQHCRFTDCRHLQEPGCAIREAVNAGAIAASRYESFRAILAKEDR; from the coding sequence TTGCACGATACCCGCTTCGTTAGGCGCGAACGCATTGCAATCTTGCGGGTAGGCGAACGCTGCAACGCGCTCGTCGTATCGACGGGCAAGAATTCGGCGTGGGTTTCGATCGAGGGCGAAGACGCCCCACGCATCGCGCAACTGAAACGCATGACGGGCAAGCGGTCGATGCCGGTGCCGGGCGATGTGCTCCACGTACGGACGCTGGAAGACGGCGATGTGGTGGTCGACGGAATGGAAGAACGCTCCATGACGCTGCAACGCCAGACGTCGGAAGGCCGCTCGAAGACGATGGCCGCCAACTTAGACCTGCTGGTCACCGTCACGGCGCTGGCAAATCCGGCCCCGCGCCTTCCGACGCTCGACCAACTGCTTGCCTTTGCAGAGTTGCAAGACCTCGACGCCGCTGCCGTCTTCACAAAACCGGACCTCGCGCCCCCGGACCAAGCCGAGACATTGGCCGCGTTATACGGGCGGCTCGGTTACACGACCGTGGTAATCAATCCGAAGCAGGGCCAGAATGTGGACGCGCTGCGCGAGCTGATGGCGGGCAAGCGCGCTCTACTGGCCGGTAACTCGGGCGTGGGGAAAAGCACGATCTTCAGCGCCTTGGGCGGTGAGGCTACGGTCGGGAACGTTTCGCGTTACGGCATGGGCCGGCAGACCACGACGGCCGCCCGCCTGTACCGCACCCCGGGCGGATTTCTGATCGACAGCCCCGGGCTGAACGAATTTGGCCTGGGTTCGCTGGAGCCACGGGAGCTGGCGCTCGGCTTTCGCGAGATGGCCGAGCCGCAGCAGCACTGCCGGTTCACCGACTGCCGCCATCTGCAAGAGCCGGGCTGCGCTATTCGAGAGGCAGTAAACGCCGGCGCGATCGCGGCGAGCCGCTACGAGAGCTTCCGCGCCATCTTAGCTAAAGAAGACCGCTAG
- the priA gene encoding primosomal protein N' — MRTSRFDLPLSYDAGDLGLRVGDVVRVSLGKRDVVGYIVSAPRQQLSGERQLKPVLEHLDVPRAFDEEALHLAKFVADRYICTLGEALGAAVLAGAVPHVRETLHRSPEPPDPERFSGVPQRLIELIWRDLPPETPLPQLLRHPEARRAGDRATLLRAIQQLVRGGALRRTREFVKPRTSEYRVRTLSLGSAAATGKKARALAEFVAETGSVPRADALLAGFSQAVIRRAVTLGVLIEEELAVRRSESPPIQLPDFESTPEQRVAIDRIAASLDAHTYDELLVHGVTGSGKTFVYIDAIARVLRGGGRAIVLVPEISLTPQTAQRFESAFGNRVAVLHSALSERERFDAWQACVAGDIDVVVGARSAVFAPLENVKLLVVDESHESSYKQDTVPRYHAVAVARERMRATGGVLVLGSATPSVESYAAARAGRIALIEMHERATRLPLPAVRIVDLAEEFGADRHRVFSTPLLQGIRERLGRREKTVLFVNRRGSGAFVLCRSCGEVPRCPRCTVSLAAHGGEKLLRCHYCDFQMRVPEVCTNCGAPDLHEYGVGTERVVEEVRSLFPQAHVVRMDSDTTTHVGDHARILTEFAERGDVLVGTQMVAKGLDFPTVTLAAVVAADIGLNAPDFRGSERSFSVIAQLCGRSGRARAGEAIVQTFSPEHPAIVAAAAHDYEGFANAELEQRAAAGFPPSRRLVYLGVISRDQKLALSTARKYAGLLNSIEGTDVLGPAPYPIARLNREWRYRLAILTLKPALVRAAIRERVIPVAHADTHTRLAINVDP; from the coding sequence TTGCGAACGTCGCGGTTCGATCTACCGCTCAGCTACGATGCCGGCGACCTGGGTCTAAGAGTCGGCGACGTGGTACGCGTGTCGTTGGGCAAGCGCGATGTCGTCGGTTACATCGTCTCCGCGCCGCGCCAACAACTCTCCGGGGAGCGCCAACTTAAGCCGGTGCTCGAACATCTAGATGTGCCGCGCGCCTTCGACGAAGAGGCGCTACATCTGGCGAAGTTCGTTGCCGATCGCTATATCTGCACGTTAGGTGAAGCGCTGGGCGCCGCTGTGTTAGCCGGCGCGGTGCCGCACGTTCGCGAGACACTTCATCGATCGCCTGAGCCGCCCGACCCGGAGCGCTTCAGCGGCGTACCGCAACGCCTGATCGAGCTGATCTGGCGCGACTTGCCGCCGGAGACTCCGCTTCCGCAACTGCTGCGTCACCCGGAAGCGCGGCGGGCCGGCGATCGCGCCACGCTGCTTCGCGCCATTCAACAACTGGTGCGCGGCGGCGCATTACGACGCACGCGCGAGTTCGTGAAACCTCGAACCAGCGAATATCGCGTGCGCACCCTGTCTCTCGGAAGCGCGGCGGCAACGGGCAAGAAAGCCCGCGCGTTGGCCGAGTTCGTCGCCGAAACTGGCTCGGTACCGCGCGCGGACGCGTTGCTTGCCGGCTTTTCGCAGGCGGTGATCCGGCGTGCCGTGACGCTCGGCGTTCTAATCGAAGAAGAACTGGCGGTGCGACGCAGCGAGTCACCGCCGATCCAACTCCCCGATTTCGAATCGACCCCCGAGCAACGCGTCGCGATCGATCGCATCGCTGCCTCGCTCGACGCGCACACATACGACGAACTGCTCGTGCACGGCGTTACCGGCAGCGGCAAAACCTTCGTTTATATCGATGCGATCGCTCGCGTACTGCGAGGAGGCGGACGTGCGATCGTGCTCGTTCCAGAAATCTCGCTAACGCCGCAAACTGCGCAGCGCTTCGAATCCGCATTCGGCAATCGCGTCGCCGTACTGCATTCGGCGCTCTCGGAACGCGAACGCTTCGACGCCTGGCAGGCCTGCGTCGCCGGCGACATCGACGTCGTGGTGGGAGCTCGCAGCGCCGTCTTCGCCCCGCTCGAAAACGTCAAGCTGCTCGTAGTCGACGAATCCCACGAATCATCCTACAAGCAAGACACGGTGCCGCGCTACCACGCCGTGGCAGTCGCGCGCGAACGCATGCGCGCTACCGGAGGAGTGTTGGTACTAGGCAGCGCGACGCCGTCGGTTGAGAGCTATGCCGCAGCGCGCGCCGGACGCATCGCCTTGATCGAAATGCACGAACGCGCCACCCGGCTGCCGCTTCCCGCGGTCCGCATCGTCGATCTCGCCGAGGAGTTTGGGGCCGACCGCCATCGCGTGTTTTCGACCCCACTGCTACAAGGGATCCGCGAACGGCTCGGGCGTCGCGAGAAAACGGTACTGTTCGTTAACCGGCGCGGCAGCGGCGCGTTTGTGTTGTGCCGTAGTTGCGGTGAAGTGCCGCGCTGTCCGAGGTGCACCGTCTCGCTCGCCGCCCACGGGGGCGAAAAGCTCCTGCGTTGCCACTACTGCGACTTTCAGATGCGCGTTCCCGAGGTCTGCACGAACTGCGGCGCGCCCGATCTGCACGAATATGGCGTGGGCACCGAGCGCGTGGTAGAAGAAGTGCGATCGCTGTTTCCGCAAGCGCATGTCGTGCGCATGGATTCGGACACGACCACGCACGTCGGCGACCACGCGCGTATCCTAACGGAGTTCGCGGAACGCGGGGACGTGCTGGTCGGAACGCAGATGGTCGCCAAGGGGTTAGATTTTCCGACCGTCACGTTGGCCGCCGTCGTCGCCGCCGATATCGGATTGAACGCGCCGGATTTTCGCGGATCGGAGCGCAGCTTTAGCGTCATCGCGCAACTGTGCGGACGCAGCGGCCGCGCTCGCGCCGGCGAAGCGATCGTGCAGACGTTTTCTCCCGAGCACCCCGCCATCGTGGCCGCAGCGGCGCACGACTACGAAGGCTTCGCGAATGCCGAACTGGAGCAACGAGCCGCGGCCGGTTTTCCGCCATCGCGGCGGCTCGTGTATCTCGGTGTCATCTCCCGCGATCAGAAACTTGCGTTGTCTACGGCGCGAAAATACGCCGGGCTGCTCAACAGCATCGAAGGAACCGACGTGCTCGGTCCGGCCCCGTATCCGATCGCCCGCCTCAACCGCGAATGGCGTTACAGGCTAGCGATTCTAACCCTTAAACCGGCCCTGGTGCGCGCTGCGATTCGCGAACGCGTCATTCCAGTAGCGCATGCGGATACACACACACGTCTGGCAATCAACGTCGACCCGTAA
- the rpsT gene encoding 30S ribosomal protein S20 has product MPNIKAAEKWMRQSETRTIRNRDANSRLKTLFKKAVTAADAQTTATVEGAFDSAASKGIIHPNKAARKKSRLSKAITRAAAAPVKPVKAKSTKSKTGRKTAKK; this is encoded by the coding sequence TTGCCCAATATCAAAGCCGCCGAGAAGTGGATGCGCCAGTCCGAGACGCGCACGATTCGCAATCGTGATGCCAACAGCCGTTTGAAGACCCTCTTCAAGAAGGCCGTGACCGCGGCGGACGCGCAGACGACGGCGACCGTCGAAGGCGCCTTCGATTCGGCTGCCTCGAAGGGCATCATTCACCCGAATAAGGCTGCGCGCAAGAAATCGCGCTTGTCGAAGGCGATTACGCGCGCTGCCGCCGCTCCGGTGAAGCCGGTGAAGGCGAAGAGCACGAAATCGAAGACCGGCCGCAAGACCGCCAAGAAGTAA
- a CDS encoding S8 family serine peptidase — MMKLFKIVAPVLALTIAACSSGGSSSVPVSGMAQVPNGVHAGAPAWQTQHLAQAECPNVPGKPVCQALRVLKNGVVPAGCNPSSSCGFTPQQLQSAYNLTKKLSKGANVKVALIEVGDYASATSDLATYRTEFGLGTGTLARYTSSGQQSNYPPSCQQASWCVETALDMDMVSASCPKCTIYIMEAQDTIADLEASEQEAVKLGATVLSNSWSCPNNWDCGDSNFPNSFSTKGIAYLASTGDYAYNTIGGPSVLPTVIGVGGTQLAASGTKFTESVWNDASSGCGSSSVVGENVPKPSWQKDPGCTSRTDGDISSESGCRPGVAMYSGLYGGWITECGTSVASPFLAGVVALSGNAAKMNGGEYVWSMSAKKMKARLHPVLTGNNGTCGGSYLCTAGTGQFGNYSAPAGWGSPKNVKAL, encoded by the coding sequence ATGATGAAGCTATTCAAGATTGTCGCGCCAGTATTGGCGCTGACGATCGCCGCCTGTAGTTCGGGCGGTTCTTCTAGCGTGCCGGTTTCCGGCATGGCGCAGGTCCCGAACGGGGTGCACGCTGGTGCCCCAGCATGGCAGACGCAGCATCTCGCGCAAGCCGAATGCCCGAACGTTCCCGGCAAGCCCGTGTGCCAAGCACTCCGCGTGCTCAAGAACGGAGTCGTTCCAGCTGGGTGTAATCCGTCTTCCAGCTGCGGTTTCACCCCACAACAACTTCAGAGTGCCTACAATCTCACCAAGAAGCTCAGCAAGGGCGCTAACGTCAAGGTAGCCCTTATCGAAGTCGGCGATTACGCTTCCGCCACCAGCGATCTCGCGACGTACCGGACTGAGTTCGGACTCGGCACTGGTACTCTGGCCCGTTATACCTCGTCCGGCCAGCAATCCAACTACCCGCCGAGCTGTCAACAAGCCAGCTGGTGCGTCGAGACCGCGCTCGATATGGACATGGTTTCGGCGTCGTGCCCGAAGTGCACGATCTATATTATGGAAGCCCAGGACACGATCGCCGACCTCGAAGCGAGCGAGCAGGAAGCCGTCAAGCTAGGCGCTACGGTTCTGAGCAACAGCTGGAGCTGCCCCAATAACTGGGATTGCGGCGATTCCAACTTCCCGAATTCTTTTAGCACCAAAGGCATTGCGTACTTGGCCTCCACTGGCGACTACGCGTACAACACGATCGGCGGCCCCTCGGTGTTACCGACAGTCATCGGCGTGGGCGGCACGCAACTCGCAGCGAGCGGCACGAAGTTTACCGAAAGCGTTTGGAACGACGCGTCCTCCGGTTGCGGAAGCTCGTCTGTCGTCGGTGAAAACGTTCCCAAACCGTCGTGGCAAAAAGATCCCGGCTGCACCAGCCGTACCGACGGTGATATTTCGTCCGAATCCGGCTGCCGACCGGGCGTAGCGATGTATTCCGGCCTCTACGGCGGCTGGATCACGGAGTGCGGCACGAGTGTGGCTTCGCCGTTCCTGGCTGGCGTCGTCGCGTTATCCGGCAACGCGGCCAAAATGAATGGCGGCGAATATGTGTGGAGCATGAGCGCCAAAAAAATGAAGGCGCGTCTGCATCCGGTTCTCACCGGTAACAATGGCACCTGCGGTGGCAGCTACCTGTGCACCGCCGGCACCGGCCAGTTCGGCAACTATTCGGCTCCTGCCGGATGGGGCTCGCCGAAGAACGTGAAAGCGCTGTAA